Proteins encoded together in one Shewanella oneidensis MR-1 window:
- a CDS encoding rhodanese-like domain-containing protein, which translates to MFQSLLAKLSGSSNGEKCWQLIEQGARVIDVRSPEEFASGHLPQAINVPLPTLDQWLHQVENKQHPFVLYCGAGIRAQKGCDILRANGFECVVNGGSLKDLVCCQPNP; encoded by the coding sequence ATGTTTCAATCTTTACTGGCTAAATTATCTGGTAGCAGCAACGGTGAAAAATGTTGGCAACTGATTGAGCAGGGTGCGCGCGTTATCGATGTGCGCTCACCGGAGGAGTTTGCCTCGGGTCATTTGCCTCAGGCCATCAATGTGCCACTGCCAACGCTCGACCAATGGTTACATCAGGTTGAAAATAAACAGCATCCCTTTGTACTTTACTGCGGCGCAGGCATTCGTGCCCAAAAGGGCTGTGATATTTTAAGGGCCAATGGTTTTGAATGTGTGGTTAATGGTGGTTCACTAAAAGATTTAGTCTGCTGCCAACCTAATCCTTAG
- a CDS encoding GNAT family N-acetyltransferase — MKSTIRTMKITLDDLKGPEIAALLQEHLDDMRATSPPESVHALDLNGLRQPNIRFWTLWDDRNLAGCGALKWLDAEHAEIKSMRTAATYKQQGVASQILQHLINDAKAAGVQRLSLETGSMTFFQPARSLYAKFGFELCGPFADYVLDPNSVFMTKNI; from the coding sequence ATGAAATCCACCATAAGAACCATGAAAATCACCTTAGATGACCTTAAAGGGCCAGAGATAGCGGCTTTGCTGCAGGAACACCTCGACGATATGCGAGCAACCTCGCCACCAGAAAGTGTGCACGCATTAGACCTTAATGGCCTGCGCCAACCCAATATTCGCTTTTGGACACTGTGGGATGACCGTAATCTGGCGGGCTGCGGTGCACTAAAATGGTTAGATGCTGAACATGCAGAGATCAAATCGATGCGAACCGCTGCGACTTACAAACAGCAAGGCGTGGCATCCCAGATATTGCAGCACTTGATCAATGACGCCAAAGCCGCTGGCGTGCAACGCCTCAGTTTAGAAACGGGCTCAATGACCTTTTTTCAGCCCGCACGTTCTCTCTACGCTAAGTTTGGCTTCGAGCTATGTGGCCCCTTTGCCGATTACGTGCTCGACCCCAATAGCGTATTTATGACCAAAAACATATAG